A stretch of Carnobacteriaceae bacterium zg-C25 DNA encodes these proteins:
- a CDS encoding M15 family metallopeptidase — MSNEPVVSSQAKETAQSTMKESVTQQTTEQTTQQTTQHENTQSDGIKRVNGIIVVNKKYALPKDYNPGEDPTAKQAFLKLKKAMQDKGFAVGDQYSGFRSYTYQEQVYNNYVRTDGKEKADRYSARPGHSEHQTGLAFDFTDATGQLLGDGVKHDATEWLAQHAHEYGFIVRYLPGKEHITGYMAEAWHVRYVGEVAEEIYRSGLTLEEYLHVDGGDYAN; from the coding sequence ATGAGTAATGAACCAGTTGTATCATCACAAGCTAAAGAAACAGCGCAATCCACAATGAAAGAATCGGTAACGCAGCAAACGACAGAACAAACAACACAACAAACAACGCAACACGAAAATACACAATCGGACGGCATTAAACGTGTGAATGGTATCATTGTTGTAAATAAAAAATACGCTTTACCAAAAGATTATAATCCCGGAGAAGATCCAACGGCTAAACAGGCATTTTTAAAATTAAAAAAAGCAATGCAAGATAAAGGGTTTGCAGTAGGTGATCAATATAGTGGGTTTAGAAGTTACACTTATCAAGAGCAAGTGTACAACAATTATGTTCGTACAGACGGAAAAGAAAAGGCAGATCGTTATTCTGCTAGACCGGGGCACTCTGAACACCAAACAGGATTAGCGTTTGATTTTACTGATGCAACAGGACAGTTGTTAGGAGATGGCGTTAAACACGATGCAACAGAATGGTTAGCGCAACATGCGCATGAGTATGGTTTTATTGTGCGCTATTTACCGGGTAAGGAACATATTACAGGGTATATGGCAGAAGCGTGGCATGTACGCTATGTTGGTGAAGTTGCCGAAGAAATTTATCGTTCAGGTTTAACGCTAGAAGAGTATTTACATGTTGACGGTGGCGATTACGCCAATTAA
- a CDS encoding phosphoglucosamine mutase, translating to MGKYFGTDGVRGEANVELTPELAFKLGRFGGYVLLQHKQTQTDEAPRVVVARDPRISGQLLEQALISGLLSVGIDVLQLGVVSTPAVAYITRTQGFAAGVMISASHNPAQDNGIKFFGADGFKLSDDQELEIEALLDAPEDTLPRPSAQGLGRLEMYLEGGLKYTEFIKSTIVGDLSGIKVSLDAANGATTPLLPSLFADLNTEFHMMGHRPNGTNINDGVGSTHPEQLQAFVLENGSDVGLAFDGDGDRLIAVDELGRIVDGDKIMFICGKYLASQGRLAKNTIVSTVMSNLGFHKAIEEADLNTVKTAVGDRYVVEEMRKNGYTLGGEQSGHIVFLDLNTTGDGILSGVQLLNVMKQTGKKLSELADEVTIYPQLLVNIKVSQKDTAMEVPEIKAIVEKMESEMNGQGRILVRPSGTEPLLRVMAEAPTDELCHYYVETIADVVRATIGIK from the coding sequence ATGGGAAAATATTTTGGAACAGACGGTGTACGTGGCGAAGCTAACGTAGAATTAACGCCGGAATTAGCATTTAAATTAGGTCGATTTGGTGGGTATGTCTTATTACAACACAAGCAAACACAAACAGACGAAGCACCTCGTGTAGTCGTAGCAAGAGATCCACGTATTTCAGGGCAATTATTAGAACAAGCATTGATTTCAGGGTTATTATCCGTAGGGATTGATGTGTTACAGTTAGGTGTGGTTTCAACGCCAGCTGTCGCTTACATTACGCGTACGCAAGGATTTGCGGCAGGTGTCATGATTTCAGCCTCACACAATCCAGCACAAGATAACGGAATTAAGTTTTTTGGTGCAGATGGATTTAAATTATCTGATGATCAAGAATTAGAAATTGAAGCGTTATTAGATGCACCAGAAGATACACTACCACGCCCAAGTGCACAAGGACTAGGTCGATTAGAAATGTACTTAGAAGGTGGATTGAAATATACAGAGTTTATTAAAAGTACGATTGTTGGGGACTTATCTGGTATTAAAGTGAGTTTAGATGCAGCGAATGGAGCAACAACGCCATTATTGCCAAGTTTATTTGCAGATTTAAATACGGAATTTCACATGATGGGACATCGTCCAAATGGAACAAATATCAATGATGGTGTTGGTTCGACACATCCAGAACAATTACAAGCGTTTGTGTTAGAAAATGGCTCTGATGTTGGTTTGGCGTTTGATGGTGACGGCGATCGATTAATTGCGGTAGATGAATTGGGTCGCATTGTAGATGGCGATAAAATTATGTTTATCTGCGGTAAATATTTAGCTAGTCAAGGCCGTTTAGCGAAAAACACAATCGTTTCAACCGTTATGAGTAACTTAGGTTTCCATAAAGCGATTGAAGAGGCGGATTTAAATACTGTAAAAACAGCAGTAGGCGATCGCTACGTCGTTGAAGAAATGCGTAAAAACGGGTACACATTAGGTGGAGAGCAATCTGGACATATTGTCTTTTTAGACTTGAACACTACAGGAGATGGTATTTTATCCGGAGTACAATTATTAAATGTCATGAAACAAACGGGTAAAAAATTATCTGAATTAGCTGACGAAGTAACCATTTATCCACAATTGCTTGTAAACATTAAAGTATCACAAAAAGATACTGCAATGGAGGTTCCAGAAATTAAAGCAATCGTTGAAAAAATGGAATCAGAAATGAACGGTCAAGGTCGCATTTTAGTGCGTCCATCAGGAACAGAACCATTATTACGTGTTATGGCAGAAGCGCCGACAGATGAATTGTGTCACTACTATGTGGAAACAATTGCTGATGTGGTGCGTGCAACAATTGGCATCAAGTAG
- the cdaA gene encoding diadenylate cyclase CdaA produces the protein MDFLTQLMSHPVLITVDILIVTYIIYILINFARQSQAVSVLKGVVSIVGIKIISQTVQLYALNWIIDQVINWGVIAMLIIFQPEIRRSLEKLGQNPLFNSKKDDIAQDNIEAMVEAITYLAKRYIGALICIEYKSSLNAYANTGVPLNAKISSQLLINIFTPNTPLHDGAVIIQDNQLAAASCVLPLSENTAIPQELGTRHRAAIGLSELTDALTIIVSEETGHISATHHHELHRQLTPEELTQLIRQVVIDDGMQTGQQPFKERLKTVLVKFGGRKK, from the coding sequence ATGGATTTTCTAACACAATTGATGAGTCATCCCGTTTTAATAACGGTGGATATTCTCATTGTTACATATATTATATACATATTAATTAATTTTGCCAGACAATCGCAAGCCGTTTCGGTTTTGAAGGGGGTTGTCTCCATTGTCGGTATTAAAATTATTTCGCAAACGGTGCAATTGTACGCGTTAAATTGGATTATTGATCAAGTGATTAACTGGGGAGTGATTGCCATGTTAATTATTTTCCAACCCGAAATTAGACGTTCATTGGAAAAACTCGGTCAAAACCCGCTGTTTAATAGTAAAAAAGACGATATTGCGCAAGATAATATCGAAGCGATGGTAGAAGCAATTACCTATTTGGCAAAACGTTATATTGGGGCATTGATTTGTATTGAATATAAATCTTCATTGAACGCTTATGCGAATACGGGTGTACCGTTAAATGCAAAAATTAGTTCGCAATTACTGATCAATATTTTTACGCCCAATACACCACTTCACGACGGAGCGGTCATAATTCAAGATAATCAATTAGCTGCGGCGAGTTGTGTGTTGCCGTTATCTGAAAACACAGCGATTCCGCAAGAGTTAGGGACACGACATCGTGCGGCGATTGGGTTAAGTGAACTCACAGATGCGCTGACAATTATTGTCTCTGAAGAAACAGGACATATTAGCGCAACACATCACCACGAGTTGCACAGACAGCTAACACCCGAGGAATTGACACAACTCATTCGACAAGTTGTGATTGACGATGGCATGCAAACGGGTCAACAGCCGTTTAAAGAACGATTAAAAACGGTATTGGTTAAGTTTGGAGGTCGTAAAAAATGA
- a CDS encoding DUF2974 domain-containing protein, with protein MTTTFLDYIDWRGDLSFENSPFNIVDSLILTRFTYLPLDNLADYSTPHTIKTLYDTYQTTQEHPFDFLFENDAVLFEKMANAPRFQHLTVQHFTHVIHEEKEVQFCAMLIHLDEKTTYVGFRGTDTSLVGWKEDFNMAFQTVVPAQNLSRAFMESYSRDCHENIIVGGHSKGGNLAIYSALFTSESVQDKIVAIHNFDGPGFNAHLKTSGHYPLLKDKILSFVPETAIVGFLLNHEITPKIVKSSAKSAVQHDTYTWEIKGTDFTYLDETSDESKKITQTFQSVLTDYTSEELSFLVNTFFQLLASTGIKDFRDITKTTPSQLFNALKTYNSLTKEETTKLQQFISFIISALLSRK; from the coding sequence ATGACAACAACATTTTTAGATTATATTGATTGGCGCGGGGATTTATCTTTTGAAAATAGCCCATTTAATATTGTGGACAGTTTAATTTTAACGCGATTCACTTATTTACCACTCGACAATTTAGCCGATTACTCTACACCACATACCATCAAAACGTTATACGACACTTACCAAACAACACAAGAACACCCATTCGACTTTTTATTCGAAAATGATGCGGTGTTATTTGAGAAAATGGCGAACGCACCACGTTTTCAACATTTAACGGTTCAACACTTTACACACGTCATACACGAAGAAAAAGAAGTTCAATTTTGTGCGATGCTCATTCACTTAGACGAAAAAACAACCTATGTTGGATTTCGCGGGACAGACACTTCGCTAGTTGGTTGGAAAGAAGATTTTAATATGGCGTTTCAAACCGTTGTGCCAGCGCAAAATTTAAGCCGGGCGTTTATGGAAAGTTATTCAAGAGATTGTCACGAAAACATTATCGTCGGCGGACATTCAAAAGGTGGGAACCTTGCCATTTATAGCGCGTTATTTACAAGTGAATCTGTCCAAGATAAAATTGTCGCTATTCACAATTTTGATGGCCCGGGATTTAACGCGCATTTAAAAACAAGCGGGCACTATCCATTATTAAAGGATAAAATTTTATCGTTTGTGCCAGAAACGGCAATCGTTGGATTTTTACTCAATCATGAAATCACCCCAAAAATCGTTAAGAGCAGCGCAAAAAGTGCCGTTCAACACGACACATATACATGGGAAATCAAGGGGACGGACTTCACCTACTTAGATGAAACAAGCGATGAAAGCAAGAAAATTACACAAACTTTTCAAAGTGTTTTAACGGATTACACGAGTGAAGAATTGTCCTTTTTAGTCAATACGTTTTTCCAATTACTTGCTTCAACGGGCATTAAAGATTTTCGCGACATTACAAAAACAACACCGTCACAACTGTTTAACGCATTAAAAACGTACAACAGTTTAACAAAAGAAGAAACCACAAAATTGCAACAGTTTATTTCCTTTATTATCAGCGCACTATTATCAAGAAAATAA